The following are from one region of the Polynucleobacter sp. MWH-CaK5 genome:
- the ilvD gene encoding dihydroxy-acid dehydratase gives MNERSRMITEGVARAPNRSMYYAMGYKDSDFDNKPMIGVANGHSTITPCNSGLQRIADAAVAAIEAGGGNSQIFGTPTISDGMGMGTEGMKYSLVSREVIADSIETCVNGLWQDGVVVVGGCDKNMPGGMMAMARTNVPSIYVYGGTIKAGHYKGKELNIVSAFEAVGEFTAGRLNEEDFKGVEQNACPGSGSCGGMYTANTMSSSFEALGMSLPYSSTMSNVDQEKVDSAAESARVLIEAIRNDLKPRDIITKKSIENAVSVIMAVGGSTNAVLHFLAIASAAEVDWTIDDFERVRRRVPVIADMKPSGKYLATDLHQAGGIPQIMKILLDGGLLHGDCMTITGKTIAETLKDVPSVPRADQDVIKTLANPIYAQGHLAILKGNISPEGCVAKITGLKNPSITGPARVFDSEDDAMTAIMANKIVAGDVMVIRYEGPKGGPGMREMLAPTSALVGQGLGESVGLITDGRFSGGTWGMVVGHVAPEAYVGGTIALIQEGDSITIDAHTQLIQLNVSDEEIAKRRAAWKQPKPRYTRGVLAKYARLASSASKGAVTDRNLED, from the coding sequence ATGAATGAGCGCTCAAGAATGATCACTGAAGGTGTTGCACGTGCGCCCAACCGTTCTATGTATTACGCAATGGGCTACAAAGATTCTGATTTTGATAACAAGCCTATGATTGGCGTGGCCAATGGTCACTCAACCATCACTCCATGTAATAGTGGTTTACAACGCATCGCTGATGCTGCTGTAGCAGCTATTGAAGCTGGTGGCGGCAACTCTCAAATTTTTGGTACACCAACCATCTCTGATGGCATGGGCATGGGTACAGAGGGTATGAAGTACTCATTGGTATCTCGCGAGGTGATTGCTGACTCAATCGAAACTTGCGTGAACGGCCTTTGGCAAGATGGCGTTGTTGTGGTCGGTGGTTGCGACAAGAATATGCCAGGCGGCATGATGGCGATGGCCCGCACCAATGTACCAAGTATTTATGTGTATGGCGGCACCATCAAAGCCGGCCACTACAAAGGCAAAGAATTAAACATCGTTTCAGCATTTGAAGCCGTGGGCGAATTCACAGCCGGTCGTTTAAATGAAGAAGATTTCAAAGGCGTTGAGCAAAACGCTTGCCCAGGTAGCGGCTCATGCGGCGGTATGTACACAGCCAACACCATGAGCTCTTCTTTTGAAGCTTTGGGTATGAGCTTGCCATACTCATCAACCATGTCAAACGTGGATCAAGAAAAAGTGGACAGTGCTGCTGAATCTGCACGCGTACTGATTGAAGCCATCAGAAATGATCTAAAGCCACGTGACATCATCACGAAAAAATCAATTGAAAACGCTGTGAGCGTGATCATGGCCGTTGGTGGCTCAACAAACGCTGTATTGCACTTCTTAGCGATTGCCAGTGCAGCTGAAGTGGATTGGACGATTGATGACTTTGAGCGTGTGCGTCGCCGCGTTCCAGTGATCGCTGATATGAAACCATCTGGTAAGTATTTGGCTACTGATTTGCACCAAGCTGGTGGCATTCCACAAATCATGAAGATTTTGTTGGATGGCGGTTTGTTGCATGGTGACTGCATGACAATTACTGGCAAAACGATTGCTGAGACATTGAAAGATGTTCCTTCAGTACCTCGCGCTGACCAAGACGTGATCAAGACTTTGGCTAATCCGATTTACGCTCAAGGTCACCTTGCTATTCTTAAAGGCAATATCTCTCCTGAAGGTTGCGTGGCGAAGATCACTGGTCTTAAGAACCCAAGCATCACTGGCCCAGCAAGAGTGTTTGATTCAGAAGATGACGCTATGACAGCCATCATGGCCAACAAGATTGTGGCTGGCGATGTGATGGTAATTCGTTACGAAGGTCCTAAAGGTGGTCCTGGTATGCGCGAAATGCTAGCCCCTACCTCAGCCCTAGTGGGTCAAGGTTTGGGTGAGTCAGTTGGCCTTATCACCGACGGTCGCTTCTCAGGCGGCACTTGGGGCATGGTGGTTGGTCACGTTGCTCCTGAAGCTTACGTGGGCGGCACAATTGCTCTGATTCAAGAAGGTGACTCAATCACGATCGATGCGCACACACAATTGATTCAATTAAATGTGAGCGATGAAGAGATTGCTAAACGTCGCGCTGCTTGGAAGCAACCTAAGCCACGCTACACACGCGGTGTTTTAGCCAAGTACGCACGCCTTGCCAGCTCTGCAAGTAAAGGTGCTGTGACTGATAGAAACTTAGAAGACTAA
- a CDS encoding aminoacetone oxidase family FAD-binding enzyme — MSVEQANNWDAIVIGGGAAGLFCAGVAGQLGQKVLVLDHAEVLGEKIRISGGGRCNFTNMNSSPANFLSMNPNFVKSALSRYKSSDFIELVKSYNIPFHEKHKGQLFCDVSAKQIIDLLFEECKKGGVVIKNPVTVTSIKKIDQEEGATQESYPWSVETSAGIEKAKAIVMATGGLPVPAIGATDYALDVAKQFNMPVVNVRPALVPLSFTSDEFANLSELSGLSVPVKVKSGTKSQRYGTCQFDEDLLLTHKGLSGPAILQGSSYWHEGEAIHINWFNDVDIDELFEDDVNRLKLTENILGAVLPQRLAKAFAEQKNLMGRKWAEVGKKDRQALKDLLTNWAVKPAGTLGWKKAEVMLGGVDTKALDGQTMMSKENSGLYFIGECVDVTGHLGGHNFQWAWASGFVCAHSLARK; from the coding sequence ATGTCAGTCGAGCAAGCGAATAATTGGGATGCCATTGTTATTGGTGGTGGTGCGGCTGGTTTATTTTGTGCAGGCGTGGCTGGTCAATTAGGGCAGAAAGTCCTGGTTTTGGACCATGCTGAAGTTTTGGGTGAAAAAATCAGGATCAGTGGTGGTGGTCGTTGTAATTTCACGAACATGAATAGCTCGCCAGCCAACTTTCTTTCAATGAACCCTAATTTTGTTAAAAGTGCTTTATCCAGATATAAATCAAGTGACTTCATAGAACTGGTCAAGAGCTACAACATTCCATTTCATGAAAAGCACAAGGGTCAATTATTTTGTGACGTCTCTGCCAAGCAAATCATCGATCTTTTATTTGAAGAATGTAAAAAGGGTGGTGTGGTCATTAAAAACCCAGTGACAGTGACTAGCATTAAAAAGATTGACCAAGAGGAAGGTGCAACTCAAGAAAGCTATCCATGGTCAGTCGAGACATCTGCCGGGATTGAGAAAGCCAAGGCTATTGTGATGGCGACTGGTGGGCTGCCTGTGCCAGCCATCGGTGCCACTGACTATGCCCTTGATGTGGCCAAGCAATTCAATATGCCTGTGGTCAATGTCAGACCTGCTTTAGTTCCTTTGTCTTTCACTTCTGATGAGTTTGCTAATTTAAGTGAGTTATCGGGCTTGAGCGTTCCAGTGAAGGTGAAGTCTGGAACAAAGTCTCAGCGTTATGGAACGTGCCAATTTGATGAGGATTTATTACTCACGCACAAGGGGCTTTCTGGCCCTGCGATTCTTCAGGGCAGTAGTTATTGGCATGAGGGAGAAGCCATTCATATCAACTGGTTCAATGATGTTGATATTGATGAACTGTTTGAGGATGATGTTAACCGTTTGAAACTCACTGAAAACATTTTGGGTGCTGTGTTGCCACAACGCTTGGCCAAAGCATTTGCCGAGCAAAAGAATTTGATGGGGCGCAAGTGGGCTGAAGTTGGTAAGAAAGATCGTCAAGCTTTAAAAGACCTGTTGACCAATTGGGCGGTCAAACCTGCGGGCACCTTGGGCTGGAAAAAGGCCGAAGTGATGTTGGGTGGCGTTGATACAAAAGCCTTAGATGGTCAAACCATGATGTCTAAAGAGAATTCTGGTTTGTACTTTATCGGAGAGTGTGTGGATGTGACTGGTCATTTAGGCGGACACAACTTTCAGTGGGCATGGGCCAGTGGCTTTGTCTGCGCACACTCATTAGCAAGGAAATAA
- a CDS encoding MBL fold metallo-hydrolase RNA specificity domain-containing protein, which yields MHIKFFGAAGEVTGSRHYLEGEIKGKKFCFMIDYGMFQGGRDADEKNLEALPFNPADLDFVILTHAHIDHSGLLPRLCAEGFKGTIYCTKATQALLKILLLDSAHIQESDFERAERKQKLGKWRGDLPQVLYSVKQANECLAQLKAYDYGQVFEPIDGIQAHFRNAGHILGSAIAVIDVEQEDKKKRVVASGDLGMFGQPLMPDPDLIESADILLVESTYGDRLHRTLNDTKDELVSVISETMKHGGNIVMPAFAVGRAQEILLMLIELVRQKRLPHLNIWLDSPMATAATHLTEKYFDELDEQAQDTLEWFSKNHQAVDLKFVADVEESKALNRIKGGAIIISASGMCEAGRVVHHLNWNLPQSQNAIVITGFQAMGTLGRRLVDKVNPVKVLGKEVFVKASVHTIGGLSAHADQAGLLRWLKGFKSAPAKVFVIHGESHASSNFAAVIKQELHWENVIIPQKGDLFPC from the coding sequence ATGCACATCAAGTTTTTCGGAGCAGCAGGAGAAGTCACTGGATCTCGCCATTACCTTGAAGGTGAAATCAAGGGCAAAAAGTTTTGCTTCATGATTGATTACGGGATGTTTCAAGGTGGCAGAGATGCTGATGAAAAAAACTTAGAAGCCCTTCCTTTTAATCCAGCAGATCTTGACTTTGTGATTTTGACTCATGCCCACATCGATCACAGCGGTCTACTTCCCCGCTTATGTGCAGAGGGATTCAAAGGCACCATCTATTGCACCAAAGCAACTCAAGCATTATTAAAGATTCTGCTGCTCGACAGTGCGCACATTCAAGAAAGTGATTTTGAGCGAGCCGAAAGAAAACAAAAATTAGGCAAATGGCGCGGTGACTTACCTCAGGTACTGTACAGCGTCAAACAAGCCAACGAATGTCTCGCCCAATTAAAAGCCTATGACTATGGGCAAGTATTTGAGCCCATCGATGGCATTCAAGCTCACTTCAGAAATGCTGGTCATATTTTGGGCTCAGCCATCGCAGTGATTGATGTTGAACAAGAGGATAAAAAGAAACGAGTTGTGGCTTCAGGTGATTTGGGTATGTTTGGTCAGCCTTTGATGCCAGACCCTGATTTAATTGAATCTGCCGATATCCTATTAGTTGAATCAACCTATGGCGATCGCTTGCATCGCACCCTAAATGACACCAAAGATGAGCTGGTATCGGTTATCTCAGAAACCATGAAACATGGTGGCAATATTGTGATGCCTGCCTTTGCCGTGGGTCGCGCCCAAGAAATACTTTTGATGTTGATTGAGCTGGTTCGCCAAAAGCGTTTGCCCCACCTCAACATTTGGCTAGACTCCCCAATGGCCACAGCAGCCACTCATCTCACTGAAAAGTATTTTGATGAACTCGATGAACAAGCTCAAGATACCTTGGAGTGGTTTTCTAAGAATCATCAAGCTGTCGATCTTAAATTTGTGGCGGATGTAGAAGAGTCAAAGGCCTTGAACCGAATCAAAGGTGGCGCCATCATTATTTCTGCCAGCGGCATGTGTGAAGCTGGCAGAGTGGTTCATCACTTGAACTGGAACTTACCGCAAAGTCAAAATGCCATCGTCATCACAGGCTTTCAGGCCATGGGAACCTTAGGAAGACGTTTGGTCGACAAAGTAAATCCTGTGAAAGTGCTTGGCAAAGAAGTGTTTGTTAAAGCCTCTGTACACACCATTGGTGGCTTATCAGCTCACGCTGATCAGGCAGGCTTGTTGAGATGGCTTAAGGGATTTAAATCTGCCCCAGCTAAAGTGTTTGTGATTCATGGTGAATCTCACGCAAGCTCAAATTTTGCAGCAGTGATCAAACAAGAATTACATTGGGAAAATGTGATCATTCCCCAAAAAGGTGATTTATTTCCTTGCTAA
- a CDS encoding TIGR00730 family Rossman fold protein → MKKNICIFCGSRDGNNLDMIAKTAEVGRELSYAGFGIVFGGGRLGLMGAVAKAAIEANGSVIGIIPKGLTSREPIQQQLTELHVVDDIIERKRMMMERSDAFLILPGGLGTLDELFEVWTGLQVGAHNKPIIIANWGNYYDQLLSFLKQADEHGFLNGDHLKGAVVINDIDSIVTTLKQSLGN, encoded by the coding sequence ATGAAGAAAAACATTTGTATATTTTGCGGCTCACGCGACGGCAATAATTTAGACATGATTGCTAAAACTGCAGAAGTCGGTAGAGAACTCAGTTATGCAGGATTTGGCATTGTCTTTGGTGGTGGCCGTTTAGGTCTGATGGGTGCAGTTGCCAAAGCCGCGATTGAAGCCAATGGCTCAGTGATTGGAATCATCCCCAAAGGCCTGACCTCACGAGAACCAATTCAACAACAACTGACTGAATTGCATGTGGTCGATGACATCATCGAAAGAAAACGCATGATGATGGAAAGATCAGATGCTTTTTTAATTTTGCCCGGTGGTCTTGGCACTCTTGATGAGTTATTTGAAGTTTGGACTGGTCTACAAGTTGGAGCTCACAATAAACCAATCATCATTGCCAATTGGGGTAACTATTACGACCAGTTATTGTCTTTCTTAAAGCAGGCAGATGAACATGGGTTTTTGAATGGCGATCATCTCAAAGGCGCTGTAGTGATCAATGACATTGATTCGATCGTAACAACCCTCAAGCAATCATTAGGCAATTGA
- the crcB gene encoding fluoride efflux transporter CrcB, whose amino-acid sequence MLSSILAISAGASLGAVLRWLLGLGLNAVWATMPLGTLAANLIGAYLVGFLMSLLEAHAGLSAEWKLFLITGFLGGLTTFSTFSAEVVAILQSGAYVRAFATVSLHLLGSLALTILGMASYQWLK is encoded by the coding sequence ATGCTTTCATCCATTTTGGCAATCAGTGCAGGAGCTTCATTGGGAGCGGTTTTGCGCTGGCTGTTAGGCTTAGGCTTGAATGCTGTTTGGGCAACCATGCCATTGGGTACTTTGGCGGCTAACTTGATAGGTGCCTACTTGGTTGGTTTCTTGATGAGCCTCTTGGAGGCGCATGCAGGATTGTCAGCCGAATGGAAACTGTTTTTGATCACAGGTTTTCTAGGTGGTTTGACCACCTTCTCAACCTTCAGCGCGGAAGTGGTGGCTATTTTGCAATCAGGCGCCTATGTGCGTGCATTTGCCACTGTTTCACTTCACCTCCTTGGCTCGTTAGCTTTGACCATTTTGGGCATGGCTAGTTACCAATGGTTGAAATAA
- a CDS encoding antibiotic biosynthesis monooxygenase, producing the protein MILEIVDISIDPAKKADFEKAVAVGVADAIAPAKGFCGYKLNAGIEKPGRYILMIYWTTLENHTVDFRESEAFTRWRGHVGPFFLSPPNVEHFTLAHKS; encoded by the coding sequence ATGATTTTAGAAATTGTTGATATCAGTATCGATCCAGCTAAAAAAGCTGATTTTGAAAAAGCAGTGGCAGTGGGTGTTGCTGATGCAATTGCTCCAGCAAAAGGCTTTTGTGGCTACAAATTAAATGCTGGGATTGAAAAGCCAGGTCGTTATATTTTGATGATTTACTGGACTACCCTTGAAAATCACACGGTTGACTTTAGAGAGTCAGAAGCGTTTACGCGTTGGAGAGGTCATGTGGGACCATTTTTCTTGAGCCCACCAAATGTTGAGCACTTCACTTTGGCGCACAAGTCTTAA
- a CDS encoding transglutaminase family protein, protein MNMKVSLKHVTHYQYSQTVQLGPQLIKLRPAPHCRTPISSYQLNIKPSTYFINWQQDPFSNHVARLVFTEKTNSFEINVELTADLQTINPFDFFVEPSAEHHPFKYDANLMAGLSPYLETEPSGPLLQEFIKTIPQEKRRTIEYVVYLNQLVFNRVRYMIRHEPGVQSIEETLQLNSGSCRDSTWLLVQLCRHMGIAARFVSGYLIEANADWHNLNSPAESQENVAELHAWCEVFIPGAGWVGIDPTSGLLATEGHIPLAAAPDPSNAMPIYGELDMCDVQMTHKITTLIQKA, encoded by the coding sequence ATGAACATGAAAGTATCTCTAAAGCACGTCACCCATTACCAATACAGCCAGACAGTTCAATTGGGACCCCAATTGATCAAACTGAGACCTGCCCCTCACTGCAGGACACCTATCAGCTCATATCAGTTAAATATCAAGCCATCGACTTACTTCATTAACTGGCAGCAAGATCCTTTTTCCAATCACGTGGCCAGATTGGTGTTTACCGAAAAAACCAATTCATTTGAAATCAATGTTGAATTAACGGCAGACTTACAAACAATCAACCCATTTGATTTTTTTGTTGAACCATCAGCTGAACACCACCCTTTTAAATACGATGCGAACCTGATGGCTGGTCTATCTCCATATTTAGAGACTGAGCCTTCTGGACCATTGCTTCAAGAATTCATCAAAACCATCCCACAAGAAAAAAGACGCACGATTGAATATGTTGTTTACCTCAATCAACTTGTTTTCAATAGGGTGCGCTATATGATTAGGCATGAACCAGGCGTTCAATCGATCGAAGAAACGCTTCAACTAAATTCTGGATCTTGCAGAGACTCTACTTGGTTATTGGTGCAGTTATGCCGCCACATGGGCATTGCTGCACGCTTTGTTTCAGGTTATCTGATTGAGGCGAACGCAGATTGGCACAATTTAAACAGTCCTGCGGAAAGCCAAGAAAATGTTGCGGAGCTTCATGCTTGGTGTGAAGTCTTTATTCCAGGAGCTGGATGGGTTGGCATCGACCCAACTTCTGGCCTACTTGCCACTGAAGGACATATTCCTTTAGCAGCTGCGCCAGACCCAAGTAATGCGATGCCTATTTACGGAGAGTTGGATATGTGTGATGTTCAAATGACACACAAAATCACAACTCTCATTCAGAAAGCCTAA
- a CDS encoding U32 family peptidase, translating to MKTPELLAPAGSLTMLNTAFDFGATAVYAGQPRYSLRVRNNDFGNIEVLREGIETAHAQGKNFYLVSNIFPHGAKTRTYVKDMEPVIALKPDALIMSDPGLIMLVRENWPDMPIHLSVQANTVNGHAAKFWRSVGVSRVILSRELSLDEIEAVRQDCPEMEVEVFIHGALCIAYSGRCLLSGYFNHRDPNQGTCTNSCRWDYKVAKADEDATGDIYLLEEGNRPGEWMPIEEDMHGTYILNSKDLRAIEHVQRLTEMGIDSFKIEGRTKSPYYVARTAQAYRSAIDDAVAGRPFNPVLMGHLEGLANRGYTDGFYVRHPDKDQQNYLRGFSLSGRSLYVGNVIDVDNEKQLVKIEVKNRFSVGDKLEIIQPSGNTDFVIEEIFSQKGEPMRVVPGAGYTVWAKLPMNSNGAFIARYVEQENASKIEQIPIMEA from the coding sequence ATGAAAACACCTGAACTTTTAGCTCCTGCTGGTAGCCTGACCATGCTCAATACCGCCTTCGACTTCGGTGCGACGGCTGTTTATGCTGGTCAGCCAAGATACTCATTGCGTGTTCGCAATAATGACTTTGGCAACATTGAAGTTTTGCGCGAAGGCATTGAGACAGCTCACGCTCAAGGTAAGAACTTTTACCTGGTTTCAAACATCTTCCCTCATGGCGCAAAAACACGCACCTATGTCAAAGACATGGAGCCTGTGATTGCTCTTAAACCAGATGCATTGATCATGTCAGATCCTGGTTTGATCATGTTGGTCAGAGAAAACTGGCCAGACATGCCAATCCATTTATCAGTTCAAGCGAACACAGTGAATGGTCATGCTGCAAAGTTTTGGCGTTCAGTCGGCGTGAGCCGAGTGATCCTCTCAAGAGAACTGTCTCTTGATGAAATCGAAGCAGTTCGTCAAGATTGCCCAGAAATGGAAGTTGAAGTATTCATTCACGGCGCTTTGTGCATTGCTTACTCTGGTCGTTGCTTATTGTCTGGTTACTTCAACCACCGCGACCCTAACCAAGGCACATGCACCAACTCATGTCGCTGGGACTACAAAGTAGCCAAAGCTGATGAAGATGCGACTGGTGACATCTACCTTCTAGAAGAAGGCAATCGCCCAGGCGAATGGATGCCGATCGAAGAAGACATGCACGGCACATACATTTTGAACTCAAAAGATTTGCGTGCGATTGAACACGTTCAACGCCTCACAGAAATGGGCATTGACTCTTTCAAGATTGAAGGCAGAACCAAATCCCCTTACTACGTGGCAAGAACAGCTCAAGCCTATCGCTCTGCAATTGACGATGCTGTGGCTGGCCGTCCATTTAATCCAGTGTTGATGGGTCACCTAGAAGGTTTGGCCAATCGCGGCTATACCGATGGCTTCTATGTCCGTCACCCAGACAAAGACCAGCAAAATTATTTGCGCGGCTTCTCACTCTCAGGTCGCAGCCTTTATGTTGGCAACGTGATTGATGTTGATAATGAAAAACAATTGGTCAAGATTGAAGTGAAAAACCGCTTCTCTGTTGGCGATAAATTAGAAATCATTCAGCCAAGCGGCAATACCGACTTTGTAATTGAAGAAATTTTCAGTCAAAAAGGTGAGCCGATGCGCGTAGTACCGGGCGCAGGCTATACAGTTTGGGCAAAACTTCCAATGAACAGCAATGGTGCCTTCATTGCGCGTTATGTTGAGCAAGAAAATGCATCTAAGATTGAGCAAATCCCAATCATGGAAGCCTGA
- a CDS encoding pseudouridine synthase produces the protein MEKVRISKLMSEQGICSRREADNYIEQGLVLVDGEVVSELGARAFPNQKIELKKAAIAQQARRYTIILNKPVGYISHFDEDREYKPAASLITPENQFVHQLSANLPGKFNTRGLAPAGRLDIDSSGLLVLTQDGRIAKLLIGENSPIEKEYLVRVEGTLTAEGLRLLNHGLKLDDEALKPAKVSWQNTDQLRFVLREGKKRQIRRMCELVGLKVIGLKRIRIGQIPLGNLPVGQWRHLGPNEKF, from the coding sequence ATAACTATATCGAGCAAGGCTTGGTATTGGTGGATGGCGAAGTTGTCAGCGAATTGGGCGCAAGAGCCTTTCCAAATCAAAAAATCGAATTAAAGAAAGCAGCGATTGCACAACAAGCTCGTCGCTACACCATCATTCTCAATAAACCAGTTGGGTATATCTCTCACTTTGATGAAGACAGAGAGTACAAACCTGCTGCTTCTCTGATCACACCAGAAAATCAATTTGTGCATCAGTTGTCAGCCAATCTTCCTGGCAAATTCAATACCCGCGGTCTAGCACCTGCTGGTCGTTTGGACATCGACTCAAGCGGCTTACTGGTGCTCACTCAAGATGGTCGCATTGCAAAACTTTTGATTGGTGAAAACAGCCCAATCGAAAAAGAATATTTGGTACGAGTCGAAGGCACTTTGACTGCAGAAGGTTTACGACTGCTCAATCATGGCTTGAAACTCGATGATGAAGCTTTGAAGCCAGCCAAAGTCAGTTGGCAAAACACCGATCAATTGCGCTTTGTTTTACGTGAAGGCAAAAAACGTCAAATTCGTCGCATGTGCGAATTGGTTGGCTTAAAAGTGATTGGTCTAAAACGCATTCGTATTGGACAAATACCTCTGGGCAATCTCCCTGTTGGCCAATGGCGCCACTTGGGGCCCAATGAGAAATTCTAG